In Chrysemys picta bellii isolate R12L10 unplaced genomic scaffold, ASM1138683v2 scaf1806, whole genome shotgun sequence, the following proteins share a genomic window:
- the LOC112061543 gene encoding uncharacterized protein LOC112061543, whose protein sequence is MKRHNEGWSRCEELWVQQLPLQAREQRGTAQLASLLQEMHRLLADAGLSRPAPKAVLELRAVRLAGLRDGLHRGCRELEREASARHAELQALQSKRQRILDFRHLVGEKQQHVWALIKGTSYIKSQLRKDQAEVQAFVQRKLLGPEQDVTLESQRLHGGGWSARSGSWGPSPSPAFCAAASWGPSRSRPTSSPSIGWAGRRSPSTGPSSLCARLPASLSTSPGAGPAGPRPGAGQSPGAADAAGDGAVQATHRALLFSNKI, encoded by the exons atgaagaggcacaat gaaggctGGAGCAGGTGTGAGGAGCTGTGGGTGCAACAGCTCCCCCTACAGGCCCGGGAGCAGCGCGGCACTGCCCAGCTGGCCTCCCTCCTCCAGGAGATGCACCGGCTGCTGGCGGACG CCGGCCTATCCCGCCCGGCCCCCAAGGCAGTGCTGGAGCTGCGGGCTGTGCGGCTGGCGGGGCTGCGGGATGGGCTGCACCGGGGCTGCCGGGAGCTGGAGCGGGAGGCGAGTGCCCGCCACGCCGAGCTGCAGGCCTTGCAGAGCAAGCGGCAGCGCATCTTGGACTTCCGCCACCTGGTG GGCGAAAAGCAGCAGCACGTCTGGGCGCTGATCAAAGGCACCTCCTACATCAAATCCCAGCTCCGCAAGGACCAGGCCGAG gTCCAGGCCTTCGTGCAGAGGAAGCTGCTGGGCCCGGAGCAGGACGTGACGCTGGAGTCGCAGCGGCTGCACGGGGGGGGGTGGAGCGCGAGGTCCGGCAGCTGGGGGCCATCGCCCTCCCCTGCCTTCTGCGCCGCAGCCTCCTGGG GTCCCAGCAGGTCCCGGCCCACGAGCTCTCCATCCATAGGCTGGGCCGGACGGCGCTCGCCCAGCACCGGGCCTTCCTCACTGTGTGCCAGGCTTCCGGCTTCCCTCTCTACAAG ccctggtGCAGGCCCTGCGGGACCACGACCGGGagcaggccagagccctggggccgCAGATGCAGCTGGTGATGGAGCAGTGCAGGCAACGCATCGAGCGTTATtgttctctaataaaatttaa